Proteins co-encoded in one Deltaproteobacteria bacterium genomic window:
- a CDS encoding DUF202 domain-containing protein: MPSQGELKQVEKEIPVRDCLAVERTVLANERTFLSFLRTALTLFAAGVTFIQFFNSVWLEWLGWIFIPISIILVLLGCLSYKKMKGAISGLESHCPLNIKKE, encoded by the coding sequence ATGCCGAGTCAAGGAGAGCTTAAACAGGTGGAAAAAGAAATACCGGTCCGTGATTGCCTGGCAGTGGAACGCACAGTGCTGGCCAATGAGCGGACTTTCCTTTCCTTCCTGCGGACGGCGCTGACCCTATTCGCTGCGGGGGTGACGTTCATTCAGTTTTTTAATTCCGTCTGGCTGGAATGGTTGGGCTGGATTTTTATCCCGATCAGCATAATCTTGGTTCTCTTGGGTTGTTTGAGCTATAAGAAGATGAAGGGGGCAATTAGCGGCTTAGAAAGTCATTGTCCTTTGAATATTAAGAAAGAATAA
- a CDS encoding GNAT family N-acetyltransferase has translation MINYNTYRKFVTLQNGQRVMLRFLNQQDRENLIRLFQEAPEEDTRFLKQDVKDLKLINYWIDHINYRKVLPLVAVNLEGDQLVADATLHRGKHAAKHIGEIRIFVSRPYRNLGLGSLMLDELINLAGKLNLHLLKAEIITDHKKVVKAFRAKDFEIKCTLDDYFIRKDGMTHDVVLMVRPVVKKEQMEF, from the coding sequence ATGATCAATTACAACACTTACCGGAAGTTTGTCACCCTGCAAAACGGGCAACGGGTGATGCTAAGGTTTTTGAACCAGCAGGATCGAGAAAATCTTATCCGGCTGTTTCAGGAAGCGCCGGAGGAGGACACCCGCTTTTTGAAACAGGATGTTAAGGACCTGAAGCTGATCAATTATTGGATAGATCACATCAATTATCGGAAGGTCCTGCCCTTGGTGGCCGTAAATTTGGAAGGGGATCAGCTGGTTGCCGATGCTACCCTGCATCGGGGCAAACACGCCGCCAAACACATCGGCGAAATTCGCATCTTTGTGTCGCGGCCTTATCGAAATCTGGGTCTGGGGTCGTTGATGCTGGATGAATTGATTAACCTGGCCGGGAAATTAAATCTACATCTCCTTAAAGCGGAGATCATTACCGACCATAAAAAGGTGGTAAAGGCCTTCCGGGCCAAGGATTTTGAGATCAAGTGCACTCTGGATGACTATTTTATCCGCAAAGATGGCATGACCCACGATGTGGTGTTAATGGTACGCCCGGTGGTGAAAAAAGAGCAGATGGAGTTCTAA
- the radA gene encoding DNA repair protein RadA has translation MAEKPPRTIFVCQSCGYKAPKWLGKCPDCGAWNSLVEELLIPAAGAGDLSSLGPESSPVPLVSLTSTAEDRQLCGVAEFDRALGGGVVPGSVTLLGGDPGIGKSTLMLQVLDSLCGSQGRGLYVSGEESSAQLKLRADRLGITAPGLLVATETCLENIYKMVEAVNPDYLVLDSIQTLYTATLPAAPGSISQVRETAFRLVQLAKSSGRPIFLIGHVTKEGAIAGPKLLEHMVDTVLYFEGDRGHAFRLLRTVKNRFGPTQELGVFEMRESGLSEVTNPSELFLSERSLETPGSVVVPCVEGSRPILVELQALVTPSSLALPRRQAMGVDPGRVSLLVAVLEKRVGLALGGQDLFVNAAGGVRLTEPAVDLGIIAALASSFLDRPLPADTLVFGEVGLTGEVRTVGQAELRLKEGNKLGFRRVVLARGHQARLPALPGLQLLEVADVAQALRTLFPSTPRPQAG, from the coding sequence ATGGCCGAAAAACCACCCCGGACCATCTTTGTCTGTCAGAGCTGCGGTTATAAGGCCCCGAAATGGCTGGGCAAATGCCCTGACTGCGGGGCCTGGAATTCCCTGGTCGAAGAATTACTGATTCCTGCCGCCGGCGCAGGAGATTTATCATCGTTGGGACCCGAGAGCAGCCCGGTGCCGCTGGTCAGCCTGACCAGTACTGCCGAAGACCGCCAACTCTGTGGGGTGGCAGAGTTTGATCGGGCTTTAGGGGGCGGCGTAGTACCCGGCTCGGTGACACTCCTGGGCGGCGATCCCGGCATTGGCAAATCCACCCTGATGCTCCAGGTGCTGGATAGCCTTTGTGGTTCTCAAGGTCGGGGTTTATACGTCTCCGGGGAGGAATCCAGCGCTCAACTCAAGCTCCGGGCCGATCGGCTGGGGATCACTGCGCCCGGACTGCTGGTCGCCACCGAGACCTGCCTGGAGAATATTTATAAGATGGTAGAGGCAGTCAACCCGGATTATCTGGTCTTGGACTCCATTCAAACCCTTTACACTGCCACCCTGCCCGCGGCCCCTGGCTCCATCAGCCAGGTTCGGGAGACTGCTTTCCGCTTGGTACAACTGGCCAAAAGCAGTGGCCGCCCGATCTTCCTGATCGGCCATGTTACCAAGGAAGGGGCCATTGCCGGGCCTAAACTGCTGGAGCATATGGTGGATACAGTGCTCTACTTTGAAGGGGACCGGGGCCATGCCTTTCGCCTTTTGCGCACCGTTAAAAATCGCTTCGGACCTACTCAAGAATTGGGGGTTTTTGAGATGCGGGAATCCGGGCTGTCGGAAGTGACCAACCCTTCTGAACTTTTTCTCTCGGAGCGCTCCCTGGAAACCCCAGGTTCGGTGGTGGTGCCCTGCGTAGAAGGTTCCCGGCCCATCCTTGTAGAACTGCAGGCCCTGGTCACCCCCTCCAGCCTGGCCCTGCCCCGCCGTCAGGCCATGGGCGTGGATCCGGGCCGGGTGTCGCTACTGGTGGCGGTTCTGGAAAAGCGGGTGGGACTGGCCTTGGGCGGCCAGGATCTATTTGTCAATGCCGCCGGCGGGGTACGGCTGACTGAGCCAGCTGTAGATCTGGGCATCATCGCCGCTCTGGCCTCTTCTTTTCTGGACCGGCCGCTACCGGCTGATACCCTGGTCTTTGGAGAAGTCGGGCTGACCGGCGAGGTGCGGACCGTCGGCCAGGCCGAGCTGCGCCTTAAGGAAGGCAATAAATTAGGGTTTCGCCGCGTCGTGTTGGCCCGGGGGCACCAAGCCCGGCTGCCTGCCTTACCTGGTCTGCAATTGCTGGAAGTCGCCGATGTCGCCCAAGCCTTGCGGACCCTGTTTCCCTCTACCCCACGCCCTCAAGCCGGGTAA
- a CDS encoding integration host factor subunit alpha has translation MALTKEKIINNVHNQIGLSKQEARAAVERVLEIMKETLAREEDLLISGFGKFSVRRKNARRGRNPQTRQDLMLRARNVVVFKTSGVLRNRINGT, from the coding sequence ATGGCCTTGACCAAGGAGAAGATTATCAATAATGTCCACAACCAGATAGGGCTCAGTAAACAGGAAGCCCGGGCCGCGGTAGAGCGGGTGCTGGAGATCATGAAAGAGACCCTGGCCCGGGAAGAGGACCTGCTGATCAGTGGCTTCGGTAAGTTCTCGGTGCGGCGCAAGAACGCCCGCCGGGGACGTAACCCCCAGACCAGACAGGACCTGATGTTGCGCGCCCGCAACGTCGTGGTCTTTAAAACCTCTGGGGTGCTGCGCAACCGCATTAATGGCACCTGA
- a CDS encoding DUF1343 domain-containing protein, whose protein sequence is MRVKTGLEVLLDQPPAWLAQSRLGLLGNQATVGPVYQPASDLIAERFPGQLTALFGPQHGFGGEKQDNMVASADFIEPRQGLPVFSLYGERLAPAPGMLELIDVLLIDLPDVGTRVYTFATTMVYAMQAAAQQGKQVIILDRPNPIGGHQVEGNLLKPEMASLVGPYPLPMRHGLTLGELAGYYNQTQQLGCDLTIIPTQGWSRAQYFDATGLPWVLPSPNLPSLDTALVYPGQVLLEGTNLSEGRGTTRPFELFGAPFIDPTEVSARLAGSPLPGVVLRAACFQPTFHKWAGAVCHGFQLHVTDRQSFKPYYTTLTLLAAIRELYPEQFAWRPPPYEYEYDRRPFDLLTGDPAIREGLEEGRAVSDLESSWQAELQEYLNLRQQYLLYPA, encoded by the coding sequence ATGCGCGTTAAAACCGGCCTGGAGGTGTTGCTAGACCAACCCCCGGCCTGGCTGGCCCAAAGTCGCTTGGGGTTGCTGGGCAACCAGGCCACCGTCGGCCCTGTCTATCAACCCGCCTCCGATCTGATTGCCGAGCGATTTCCTGGCCAACTCACCGCCCTGTTTGGCCCCCAACATGGCTTTGGGGGTGAAAAGCAGGATAACATGGTAGCCTCGGCGGATTTTATCGAGCCTCGGCAGGGCCTTCCGGTTTTCAGCCTTTACGGCGAGCGGCTGGCCCCGGCTCCGGGGATGCTGGAGTTGATCGATGTCCTGCTCATCGATCTCCCCGACGTTGGCACCCGGGTGTATACCTTTGCCACCACCATGGTCTATGCCATGCAGGCAGCCGCCCAACAAGGCAAGCAAGTAATCATCCTGGACCGTCCCAACCCGATCGGCGGCCATCAGGTCGAAGGCAATCTACTTAAACCGGAAATGGCGTCATTGGTCGGGCCTTATCCGCTGCCCATGCGCCATGGGCTGACCCTGGGAGAACTGGCCGGTTATTATAACCAGACTCAGCAGCTTGGTTGTGACCTGACTATTATCCCGACCCAGGGCTGGAGCCGGGCCCAGTATTTTGATGCTACCGGCCTGCCCTGGGTACTTCCTTCCCCCAATCTGCCTAGCTTGGATACGGCCCTGGTTTACCCCGGCCAAGTGCTGCTGGAGGGCACCAATCTCTCTGAAGGCCGCGGCACCACTCGGCCTTTTGAGCTATTCGGGGCTCCCTTTATTGACCCGACAGAGGTCTCCGCCCGGCTGGCAGGATCGCCCCTGCCCGGGGTGGTGCTTAGAGCCGCCTGTTTTCAGCCTACTTTCCACAAGTGGGCCGGAGCAGTCTGCCACGGTTTTCAGCTCCATGTCACCGATCGGCAGAGCTTTAAGCCATATTATACTACCCTGACCCTGCTTGCAGCAATCCGGGAATTGTATCCGGAACAGTTTGCCTGGCGCCCGCCGCCCTACGAGTATGAGTATGACCGTCGGCCTTTTGATCTACTGACCGGCGATCCGGCGATCCGGGAGGGGCTGGAGGAGGGCAGGGCGGTCTCCGACCTGGAAAGCAGCTGGCAGGCAGAGTTACAAGAATATCTAAATCTGCGACAGCAATATCTGCTTTACCCGGCTTGA
- a CDS encoding HD domain-containing protein, with the protein MLISGDICIQRGHYINMQAQLPPPAEVHRVIRKLQQHTGLQVLAHLAEAWQLEVYLVGGTVRELARGREAPDLDLAVNRQVLELAAALADRLGGTFVRLDSKERTARVVYQSQDLDFAEFRAPDLVADLHKRDFTINAMAIALIPLMREGQLEWLDPWGGREDLRVGRLQILAAENFHDDPLRMLRAFRFAATHGLALTPETWAAIRRYREEFRRVAGERIHQELFQLLAVKRAFPTLEGMNQAGLLSQIFPELEDMKGVEQNGYHHLDVFQHSMLTVDFMEQVLLDPQNWFPDLAQVITDYASQDKKAVLLKLAALFHDLGKPQTRERRDNPERFTFYHHERVGAEIFTQIALRLRFSQEELRTVVRLIELHMRPFLLLPIFREGGLTWRALGRLVKAARPDLPGLFALAMADSLAGQGPLKPPDAESFLADFCISAYQFLKERLEPLEHRPRLINGNDLIRKFHLTPGPQFRLLLEAVEEACLEGRIHTRQEALDLVQKML; encoded by the coding sequence ATGTTGATTTCTGGTGACATTTGCATCCAGCGAGGGCATTATATCAACATGCAAGCACAATTGCCGCCACCGGCGGAAGTTCATCGGGTTATTAGAAAATTACAACAGCATACCGGTTTGCAAGTTCTGGCCCACCTAGCCGAAGCCTGGCAACTGGAAGTTTACCTGGTCGGGGGCACGGTGCGGGAGCTGGCCCGAGGCCGGGAGGCCCCGGATCTGGACCTGGCGGTCAATCGCCAGGTTCTGGAACTGGCCGCGGCTCTGGCTGATAGGCTGGGGGGCACTTTTGTCAGGCTCGACTCCAAGGAACGCACCGCCCGGGTAGTCTATCAGAGCCAGGACCTTGATTTTGCCGAATTCCGGGCCCCGGACCTGGTGGCCGACCTGCATAAACGGGATTTTACCATCAATGCCATGGCCATTGCGTTAATTCCTCTGATGCGTGAAGGCCAGCTGGAGTGGCTGGACCCCTGGGGCGGAAGGGAGGATCTAAGAGTCGGGCGCTTGCAGATTTTGGCGGCAGAAAACTTCCACGATGACCCGCTGCGAATGTTGCGGGCGTTTCGTTTTGCTGCTACCCATGGCTTAGCTCTGACTCCTGAGACCTGGGCGGCGATACGCCGTTACCGGGAAGAATTTCGCCGGGTGGCCGGAGAACGCATCCACCAGGAGCTCTTTCAGCTATTGGCTGTAAAGCGGGCCTTTCCTACTCTGGAAGGGATGAATCAGGCCGGGTTGCTATCCCAGATTTTCCCAGAACTGGAGGACATGAAAGGGGTAGAGCAAAACGGCTACCATCACCTGGATGTCTTCCAGCACTCGATGCTGACGGTAGATTTTATGGAACAGGTGCTCCTGGATCCCCAAAATTGGTTTCCTGACCTGGCACAGGTAATTACTGACTACGCCAGCCAGGATAAGAAGGCAGTGCTGCTCAAGTTGGCCGCGCTGTTCCATGATCTGGGCAAACCTCAGACCCGGGAACGCCGGGACAATCCGGAACGCTTTACTTTTTATCACCATGAACGGGTAGGGGCCGAAATATTTACCCAGATCGCCCTCAGGTTGCGCTTCAGTCAGGAGGAATTGCGTACCGTGGTGCGGCTCATCGAACTGCACATGCGGCCTTTTCTCCTATTGCCGATATTTCGAGAAGGAGGGTTGACCTGGCGGGCCTTGGGGCGGTTGGTGAAGGCGGCCCGGCCCGATCTGCCTGGCCTCTTTGCCCTGGCCATGGCCGACAGTCTGGCCGGTCAGGGACCGCTCAAACCGCCGGATGCCGAATCTTTCCTGGCCGACTTTTGCATCTCGGCCTACCAGTTTCTGAAAGAACGCCTGGAGCCGCTGGAACATCGGCCCCGATTGATTAACGGGAATGACCTGATCCGAAAATTTCATCTGACCCCGGGACCACAATTCCGCCTACTGCTCGAGGCCGTGGAAGAGGCCTGTTTGGAGGGTCGGATTCATACCCGCCAGGAGGCGCTGGACCTGGTTCAAAAAATGCTTTGA
- a CDS encoding mechanosensitive ion channel, with product MGDLASRVIQHLGAKSEVNKEVSGLTESLSKIILLIFGALILIYRPFKRVADIAIAGFEGKVMQIDFRYTTLQFENNIILIPNSTLFTNAVKISKLTL from the coding sequence ATGGGAGATTTGGCCTCAAGGGTTATCCAGCACCTAGGGGCCAAGTCTGAGGTCAATAAGGAGGTTTCAGGGTTGACTGAATCTCTGAGTAAAATTATTTTGTTGATTTTTGGAGCGCTGATTCTTATCTACCGTCCTTTCAAGCGGGTTGCCGATATTGCTATAGCGGGCTTTGAGGGTAAGGTTATGCAGATCGATTTCCGTTATACTACTCTCCAATTCGAAAATAATATAATCCTTATTCCCAATTCCACTCTGTTTACCAATGCCGTCAAGATCTCAAAGTTAACGCTATGA
- a CDS encoding class II aldolase/adducin family protein, giving the protein MLERETQLKQEMVRICHLMHRKNLVAATDGNISARLSDDRLLITASGRNKGFIQAGEILTIDRTGKVIQGKGQPTSEIQMHLTAYRLRPDIAAVVHAHPPLATACSIAGVSLDVGVLPEVIITLGAIPTAAYATPGTMAVSQSIEELIRSYDAMVLAHHGGLTVGRSLMEAYNRMEKLEHAALIMVTARQLGKVQPLPAAEVEKLTRFGVEQGYRPPGARNLLK; this is encoded by the coding sequence TTGCTAGAACGTGAGACACAATTAAAACAGGAAATGGTGCGCATCTGCCATCTCATGCACCGCAAGAATTTGGTGGCGGCCACCGATGGCAACATCAGTGCGCGGCTTTCAGACGATCGGTTGCTTATTACAGCCAGCGGCCGCAACAAAGGCTTTATCCAGGCGGGCGAGATATTGACCATTGATCGGACTGGCAAGGTTATACAGGGAAAGGGCCAACCCACTTCGGAAATTCAGATGCATCTGACTGCCTACCGCCTGCGGCCGGATATCGCCGCGGTCGTCCATGCTCACCCGCCCCTGGCCACGGCCTGTTCCATTGCTGGGGTTTCCCTAGATGTGGGAGTGCTCCCCGAGGTAATCATTACCTTAGGGGCCATTCCCACCGCGGCCTATGCCACTCCCGGGACTATGGCGGTCTCCCAATCCATTGAGGAACTGATTCGCAGCTATGATGCCATGGTGCTGGCTCATCATGGCGGCCTGACTGTGGGCCGCAGCCTGATGGAGGCCTATAATCGGATGGAAAAGCTGGAACATGCTGCTTTAATCATGGTTACTGCCCGTCAGTTAGGCAAGGTGCAACCTCTGCCTGCGGCGGAGGTGGAGAAACTCACCCGCTTCGGGGTGGAACAGGGGTATCGCCCTCCAGGGGCCCGGAACCTGCTTAAATAA
- a CDS encoding TIGR00341 family protein, with product MPLRLIEMVLPAEHLEEAEELLAEYSVIDVWHDTISANQAYFKILAQVEDTEALIDRLEKYYGMLDGFRIVLLPVTAAIPRIETTEEFIAKKESVTPGQNRTGRVSREELYVQISHSVKLTRVYLVMVTLSAIVAAIGILNNNVAVVIGAMVIAPLLGPNVSLSLATTLGDTNLAQTSIKANVIGLLTPLLLSMLLGLILQVNPNIPEIASRTYIGLGDMALALASGSAGALAFTTGVPTILIGVMVAVALLPPVVTLGLLIGSGHFQLALGAMLLLLTNIICVNLAGVVTFLAQGIRPLSWWEVGIAQRTTRWAIIIWATLLVILVLAIYLSRYI from the coding sequence ATGCCCCTGCGTCTGATAGAAATGGTGTTACCTGCTGAGCACCTGGAAGAAGCCGAGGAGTTACTCGCCGAGTATAGTGTAATCGATGTCTGGCATGATACCATCTCCGCCAATCAGGCATATTTTAAAATTCTGGCGCAAGTTGAAGATACCGAAGCCTTAATTGACCGGTTGGAAAAGTATTATGGCATGTTGGATGGCTTCCGGATCGTACTCCTCCCGGTAACGGCTGCCATTCCAAGGATTGAAACCACTGAAGAATTTATAGCTAAAAAAGAGTCCGTCACCCCGGGCCAGAACCGAACCGGGCGGGTCAGCCGGGAGGAATTGTATGTCCAGATCAGCCATAGCGTAAAACTAACCAGGGTATACCTGGTGATGGTAACCTTATCGGCCATCGTCGCGGCCATCGGTATTCTGAACAACAATGTGGCGGTAGTCATCGGCGCAATGGTGATCGCTCCCTTACTTGGTCCCAACGTCTCCTTATCCCTGGCTACCACTCTGGGAGACACTAATCTGGCCCAGACCTCTATCAAGGCAAATGTAATCGGCTTGCTCACCCCACTGTTGCTGTCGATGCTGCTCGGACTGATATTACAGGTTAACCCGAATATTCCCGAAATTGCTTCCCGGACTTATATCGGTTTGGGAGATATGGCCCTGGCGTTAGCCTCTGGCAGCGCCGGCGCACTGGCCTTTACCACCGGGGTTCCGACTATCCTGATCGGGGTAATGGTGGCGGTGGCTCTACTGCCGCCGGTGGTGACTCTGGGGCTGTTGATCGGCTCCGGACATTTTCAATTAGCCCTAGGGGCGATGCTGTTGCTCTTGACCAACATCATCTGTGTTAACCTGGCCGGGGTAGTAACCTTTTTGGCTCAGGGGATCCGTCCGCTATCCTGGTGGGAGGTGGGGATCGCCCAGCGGACCACTCGCTGGGCCATTATTATCTGGGCTACCCTGCTGGTGATCCTGGTGCTGGCCATTTATCTATCCCGGTATATCTGA
- a CDS encoding LapA family protein has translation MKYKTIAILVAILLGLIILFQNTQVVTLKVLLWEITMSQIILTITTMVIGFVVGFIVTRLLTKPHSPISTEKVTTSNAQK, from the coding sequence ATGAAATACAAAACCATTGCCATTTTAGTTGCGATATTGTTGGGCTTGATAATTTTGTTTCAGAATACCCAGGTAGTAACACTAAAAGTGCTACTTTGGGAAATCACTATGTCCCAAATAATTCTTACAATTACGACCATGGTAATAGGTTTTGTGGTTGGCTTCATAGTCACCAGACTGCTCACCAAGCCCCATAGCCCTATATCGACTGAAAAAGTGACCACATCTAACGCTCAAAAGTAG